The Bos taurus isolate L1 Dominette 01449 registration number 42190680 breed Hereford chromosome 18, ARS-UCD2.0, whole genome shotgun sequence nucleotide sequence AGTGAGGCTGGCAAGCCCATCTACTCGAGGTACGGCAGTGTGGAAGCCTTGTCAACCACCATGGGTGTGATGACAGCCCTGGTGTCCTTCGTGCAGAGCGCAGGAGATGCCATTCGCGCCATCTATGCTGGTGAGCAAAGGGGCAGGAAGCAGAGTAGGCGACAGTGACTGGGATCTGGCAGGAggtctggctggctggctggctgcctAGGGCACTATGGAGCTAGTTAGGAGTGAGTCAGTGTGTGTGGAAGCTGGCCAGGCATCTGTCCAGGGGGTCTATCTGTCCGTTTACCCTGCTGAGTTCTGATTGATCAACTCACTGGGATGTAACTGGCTGGTTACTTCCTTGTTGCCTGAGAGCCTGAGCGTGGGGGCTGTGTGAGTTGGGTGTTTTTCTAGCTCTGttagttttcctttctctctcttccccactGCATGTTGTATGCCTGATTCTTGACCATCCCATCATATCTCTGCAAATGCCCCAACTCCCCCAGTTTGCCCTTACCCTAGTCTTGGTGTCCCCGGAGTGACAGTGGGCTTGGACCAATTGTGTGTGCCttgtcgggggtggggggcggaatGTGGAAGAGCCCCATGTGACCCCCTCCTGTCACCACTGACCCATCTCCCTCCGACcgtcccttccctcccctcccccagaggaCCACAAGCTGGTGTTCCTACAGCAGGGCCCACTGCTGCTGGTGGCCGTGTCAAGGACTCCACAGTCAGCCGCCCAGCTACGTGGGGAGCTGCTGGCTGTGCACGCACAGATCGTGAGCACTCTGACGCGCGCCAGCGTGGCCCGCATCTTTGCGCGCAAGCAGAACTATGATCTCCGCCGCTTGCTGGCCGGCTCGGAGCGCACCCTGGACCGACTTCTGGACAGCGTGGAGCGGGACCCCGGGGCCCTGCTGCTGGGCGCCGTGCGCTGCGTGCCTCTGGCTCGCCCGCTGCGGGATGCGCTGGGCGCGCTGCTCCGACGCTGCACGGCACCCGGCCTGGCCCTCTCGGTGCTGGCGGTGGGCGGTCGCTTGGTGACAGCCGCCCAGGAGCGGACAGTGCTGGCTGAGTGCCGGCTGGACCCCGCCGACCTGCAGTTGCTGCTGGACTGGGTGGGGGCACCGGCCTTCGCGGCGGGCGAGGCCTGGGCACCCGTGTGTCTGCCCCGCTTCAATCCTGATGGTTTCTTCTACGCCTACGTGGCCCGCCTGGACGCCATGCCcgtctgcctgctgctgctgggcaCCGACCCCGAGGCCTTCCATGACATGGCCACCTGCCGACGCCTGGTCGAAGAGGGCATGCACTCGCTCAGAGCCATGCGTGCCCTCAGGGAGGCTGCCAGCTTCTCGAATGCTGCATCGGCCAGTGCCTCGGCCTACAGTGTGCAGGCTGTGGGTGCTCCTGGCCTCCGGCACTTCCTCTATAAGCCACTGGACATCCCTGACCACCACCGCCAGCTGCCCCAGTTTACCAGGTGGGCTCTGCCCCATGCGCATTTGGCTGGGTGGGGAGGCTTATCTAACTGGGAGGTTCAGCCGCTCAACAGACAAGACTCTGGCTGGAGAGAGAGCCGGCCGTGCTCTCAAGACATGCAGTAGAATGGGTCTCTGCCTGATGCAGGAGTCAGCCTCCAGCCTCAAGAAGTCCCCTGTCCTGATGGAGAGGAGCTCCCCAGGACTCCAGGAATCCCCATGTTTCAAGGGGAGGTTAGGCCCTAAGAAGCCTCCAGTCTAATGGGGGAGGAGGCTCAGCTCCCTTACTTTAATTGAACTCCCTAGACAGAGGGGAGATGGGCCAACCAAGAGAGCTCTAGACTGACCCTGTCCCTCACCCCCCTCCGTCACTGCAGCCCCGAGCTGGAGGCCCCCTACAGCAGAGAGGAGGAGCGACAGCGCCTGTCCGACCTGTACCACCGCCTGCATGCCCGGCTGCACAGCCCCTCCCGGCCGCTGCGCCTCATCTACCACGTGGCTGAGAAGGAGACCCTTCTGGCCTGGGTGAGTTGCACAGGGCTCTGAAGGAGTCGATTCCCACACTGCAAGCCTTCTTTCCCTCCGCTATATCCCCTCCAGCCGCAGCAGCCTCCTTCAAGCGGTTTTGTATCCATCACTGTCGCTATCGCTCCAcgtgtctttgtttttaaatatttatttggctgtgctgggtcttgttgtggcatgcagaatctttcttTAGTtggggcctgtgggatctagttccctgacccgggaccCAGTCTGGGTCTCCAGCATGGGGGGCACAGGGTCTTAGcggctggaccaccagggaagtttcccaTGTGTCTTTGAAACCCATCAGTCTCAGTGTCTGAAACCTCGTAGACTCATCCTTCTGTTGACCATTCCCTCATTAATGTCTTCCCCTCTCAAGAGGTCCCATTAACTAGGATCACTTTGCCTGTCAGTTTCACATCAGCCCCGCCCTCTGGCCGGGGCACCAGTTGAACTTTGATTCTGTCTGTCCCCAGCACTTGAGCACTGCAGGCTTGGTTCCATGCTGTGCCTTCCACTTGGGGTATCCTTCCCTGTGGTCTCTTCAGGACTGCTGTCCGCACTGTGTTAAAGGTCAGCTGTTCAGGGGGTTTGGTCAACGTGACTCCACTGGAGATGGCGCTTCCCTTAGATTCTGACATTTAGTGCACATTTTTTAACTCATCTATTCCATGTCTGTTATGTATCAGGTATTATTCTAGGCTGAgaattgtattaaatattttttttttgttttcattttcaagcaACTTTAAACTCACAAAGAAGTTGCAAAAAATTATATGAAGTAGGTCTTTGACTTTGTTTCTCCAGATGTTAACAGTTTGGAACTCATCAACATCAGGGAATTAACATCAGTGGAATCATATCTTATCCACAGGCTTCGTTCAGACTTCACCAGTGGTCCCATTCATGTCCTTTCACTGGCCCAGGATCCAGTCCAGGAGCACATGTTCAGATTGATTGTGTCATCCTAGTCTGGTTTATTCTGGAACATTCCCTTGGTCTTTTTTGTCTTTCACAACCTGGGAATTTTTAGGAAGTACCAGCCAGTTAGTCTGTAAGAATGCCCCTCAACTTGGTTTTTTCTAATAACATTTTGTCAGGTCACACCTCTTGAGCAAGCCTCTTGCAGAAGTGTCAGATGTCCTTCTCTGTGTTGTATCAGGAGGACCATGACATCACTGTGTCCCATTGTTGACATGACTCCTGTTCACTTCATTAAGGTGGTAtctgccaggtttctccactTTATAGTCAATCTTTTTGCCATTTGTAATTAGTATCTTGTGGTGATTAGGTCAGTGTGCTCTTTTTTACCATATTTTCATCCACTAATTTTAGTATCCATTAATGATTTTTGCCTGTGACAGCTGTTTCTCTGGCATTTACCATACggtgatttttctcatttcatcctAACGTCTATGTTTATTGGTTGAGATTCTGCTGTATGAAAGAGCTTTCCCTGCTCCTGTTtatttgttgaattttaaatttcatatcaTGGATTTTTCTTGAATTCAATGAGCTAAAATCTTTtcctgtcttttatttttgtgcTCAAACTGTCTCTTATTTAGTCAGCAGAAGCCATGGATTTAGCCAGACTGGCCcgtatatctttttatttttttcttcaaataagtttTTTGACTGCTCTGtgtaggcatgtgggatcttagttccctgaccagggatcaaacctgtgtctcctgtggtggAGTAtgaaccacaggaccaccaggaagtcctcccCCTATGTCTTTTTGACACATCTGTATCACTGCTTAAGTACTTCTTACTTTCTGGCAGAAGATAGTCCAAGCTTATTTTGTAATTTCTCTGTGCCTGTCCTGAAATCTACCATCTGTCCAGTGAGTCCTTGAACCTTTTAGTAGAGGATGGTATTTCAACACCAGGATCTGGTAGTCCCAGGATTTTAGATCGGGCGGTCAGGAAATGACATCTAAGTGGAAGGGGAGGTCACAGGGCATGTGGGTGTCTCAAGGAACAGTACACCTGGCAGAGGGAAAGGACTGTGCGAGTGCCACGAGGTGAGGCTGAGCCTGGCTGTGTCTGAGGAACAGCAGGCAGAGGCTCGTGGCTGGCACAGAGGAGTGAGGGGGAGAATAAAGGCGGTGTGGAAAGGTGCTGGTGACCGATCGGGTTAAGCCTCTCAGGTTGGTATGAAGATCAAGTTGAATTAATCCTCACATCACACCCAGGCTACAGATGGTAAAAACTTAAGTGTGTGGAACTTAGAACAGGACTTTGTATACGACAATTACTCATTAAATGTTAAGCACTCTTGTCGTTATCTCCAGTCCACAGATGAGtgaactgaggtccagagagtgTATACGCACACACACGTAGCACCCAGTTGAAATCACTAGTTGTAGCTGATCCCCGGGCCCACTCATGACACAGAAGCATCAGCTTACCTGCTTTAGCCCAGTGACCAGGTTGGAGCTGCTGCCAGGTGCATTTTCCAAACAGGAGACAGGTATGGGGCTAGGGTAGGATGGACAGCACTGAGCTTGGCCAGCTCGGGACCAACTGACCATGTCTCCTCTCAAACCCGCAGGTGACCTCCAAATTTGAGCTGTATACCTGCCTCAGCCCCCTGGTGACCAAGGCGGGTGCCATCCTCGCAGTGACCAAACTCCTGCGTTGGGTGAAGAAAGAGGAGGATCGGCTCTTCATTCGTTACCCACCCAAGTACTCCACACCCCCAGCAGCCCCAGCGGCCTCTACGGACCAAGCTTCCCACAATGGCTTGTTTACTGGCCCTTGAGAGGCAGAGCTTCCAGACTGGGCAATGTTGAGAACCACCACCTTGGGCTTTTACCTCTGTCTTCACCCTGGAAATGGGGCAGGGTTGGGGGGTTGGTGGTGGTagtatgtctgtgtgtgctcagtcgctcagtcaagtccgattcttttgcaaccccacagactgtagcccgaaaggctcctctgtccatggagtttcccaggcaaggataccaggGTGGATTGCCGTGTCCTGTGGCTGGTCCCTATCTCCCTGGGCAGTGCAGCAGGATTTGGGGGCCTGCCCACCAAAGACACATGGGTGGCAGTGTGATTGCACACAGGTGAGCAGGCTGCCTGACCAGCCCTCTCATGCCCCTCTGCCTCTGGGAAAATCCTTGAgactccctcttcccctccctctgccttcaCCTCCTCCACTGGGATGGTGTTCCAGCCTCTGTCAGGGACCGTCTCCTCCATTCCTGGACACCACACGCTCAGTCCTGCGTCAGGGGCCTGCCTCCTCCCTGGGATCTCAGCCCAGAGTGTCTAGGGCTGGCCAAGGTCTCCCTTGGTGGCCCACGGCAGTTCTGGAATTGGAAATGTAGGACTAAGTCTGTGCCCTGAAACAGCCTgaggatatttttaaagaaaagagaactgCACATAAAAGGCCTAAAACCAATATCCACAAGGATGTTTCCTTCGCCCTTCATGTGCTTCATCTTTACCCAGTAAAAAATGACCCCATCCGTGCTGGCTGCTGCTAATATTAATAAGAAGGTGACCTCCAGCATCTACCTGCCTGTGTAACCCGGGGCAAAGTACCCGACTTCACACAGTGACTGAGATCCAGAATTTTTACACAGATCCACTTAGCTTTCACGGCCCATTCTATTCATTCGTGAGCTGGAGATAACTAACCGCTCATGGGCTGTTAAATGAGGATTTGTGAAAGAGGACTGCACCACTTGCTCACCACCGCACAGCACCTGCACAGTCGTCCCAGACTCACAAACCGCACAACCCAAGCAAAgacgagagagagagagcgaggcCTGCCtgtaatttctgtgtgtgtgcaacaCTCAACACCCCAACAACCAAGACCCTAGTCCTGCCTCGGGTTTTGCTAAGCTGGAGCTTGGAGCCTCGTGCTGCACGTGTGCGTGCTAACTGTCGCTCAGAGATCTCTGGGTGGTCCACTTTGGCGAGCTGATCACCCGTTGCTCTTCACCCTGGTCAACTGCTGCGCAGAGACGCACTGGACGCGTGCACGCTGTACCGCCTTTCTGCCGTCgcgtggttttgttttgtttttgtttaaaccaATCACCAAAGCGCACGCGTATCAGCTGCGTGCTGGAAGATGGCGGGGAAGCTGGAGCCTCGGGAAGTGGAGTCGCCGAAAGTCGTCATGGAGGATGGTGAAGGTAGTGAGGGCAAGGGGCCTCTGGCATCCAGGGTTGAAGGGAGGGAACCTTCGTCCCCTTGCCCTAGTGCAGTGCatagtcactccgtcgtgtccgagtctacaaccccatggactgtagccctccagactccttcGTTCAGgggatttcctggcaagaatactggagtgggttgtcttctctaaggcatcttcccaatccagggaagaAACTgggatctgcattgcaggcgaatgctttgccgtctgagccaccagggaagccctttgtctgcTACAATAATGAAATACTGGTACcagttctaaaaataaaaaaaaattaaaaactgctgTTCAACAAAGATGAGATAAAAACATGTATAATTCTCAGCATCTAGATTaacttgtcaattttattgattaTACGTGAGTTAAATAGATCGAATACGTCAGTATTCATCTTTTCAAACAATAAAGGGGTGGATCTCACAAAACCCACTCAAGTGCTGCCACATCTAATAAAACTTAACAGTAATTCCAATATTGTCATTTCACACCCAACACATGCCTCACTTTGCATGGACTCTTAAATCTTAATCGTGGATGGCCACTCTCAAGAGAGCTGCTTTTCTCCCGGGCATTTTGTTAATACTGATGCCCCCTACCCCAGTGAGAGGAAAGACAAAATTGTTCTAGAGGGAGTTGGAAATTGGGGTCtaggcaaaagaagaaaattgtcTAAGACAATGACCCCCCGCTATGCCTCTAGCACTTTGTTTTTaactataaaaattttcaaagtgTACCTaagcacagaaaataaaatgaatgcccGTATACTGGTCACTGTGTATATACAGTTGTCAACTCTTTGCCCTCCTTTCATCTATCTCTGACCTTCCTACACACTCTTTCGACCACCTTATTGGTAATAAACACATTGGATTACATCTTTCCAAACACATCTATGCAGGTGACAACAGTGATTATGGTTATGTACTTGTATATTATCTGCCCTATGTTGTGAGCTTGAGAACAGACCATTCATTACCATTTCCCCAGCACCTAAAGCAGTGCCTACTTGGCaaaagtaggtgctcagtaattttctttttttattgtatgAATAATGAAATAACACAGAGTTCTCTTCGATTATGGCCTCATGTTGAGTGCAAGCTTTCAACAAGAAGATGCCAATAAATTGCCCTTATTAAGCTCTTAATATAGCTGCTACTGTGGGGAGAAAAACTCTAgtattattacattttttaaaaaaagggagtTATGATTAACTTCACCAGCAATGGAGAAAATTGAAAAGCATATCAAGTTGCCCTTTCTAAACCATCCAAATTGGCTTTAGAACAGGAAGAATATCTGCTATTGATTACTCTGGCAGAACAGGACTTCTTTTGCCTTGATAGT carries:
- the MON1B gene encoding vacuolar fusion protein MON1 homolog B isoform X1 translates to MEAGGDTAAPVPGDAEDLEEMRFPSEEAEDGGGVHKDLPDPGDAGLEKAGSKTKDQSPSLLLQSEAPSCTYGLWSPSASEGSPLGGPEIGSGGPGGDPSDEDWRSKRKHVFVLSEAGKPIYSRYGSVEALSTTMGVMTALVSFVQSAGDAIRAIYAEDHKLVFLQQGPLLLVAVSRTPQSAAQLRGELLAVHAQIVSTLTRASVARIFARKQNYDLRRLLAGSERTLDRLLDSVERDPGALLLGAVRCVPLARPLRDALGALLRRCTAPGLALSVLAVGGRLVTAAQERTVLAECRLDPADLQLLLDWVGAPAFAAGEAWAPVCLPRFNPDGFFYAYVARLDAMPVCLLLLGTDPEAFHDMATCRRLVEEGMHSLRAMRALREAASFSNAASASASAYSVQAVGAPGLRHFLYKPLDIPDHHRQLPQFTSPELEAPYSREEERQRLSDLYHRLHARLHSPSRPLRLIYHVAEKETLLAWVTSKFELYTCLSPLVTKAGAILAVTKLLRWVKKEEDRLFIRYPPKYSTPPAAPAASTDQASHNGLFTGP
- the MON1B gene encoding vacuolar fusion protein MON1 homolog B (The RefSeq protein has 1 substitution compared to this genomic sequence), translating into MVEGFTRTYPILEMQAWRKQDLRPRTSHLACCSSQRLHHAPMGSGAPRPLRAVLWAALRLAPGARAGTPGPCCWAPCAACLWLARCTAPGLALSVLAVGGRLVTAAQERTVLAECRLDPADLQLLLDWVGAPAFAAGEAWAPVCLPRFNPDGFFYAYVARLDAMPVCLLLLGTDPEAFHDMATCRRLVEEGMHSLGAMRALREAASFSNAASASASAYSVQAVGAPGLRHFLYKPLDIPDHHRQLPQFTSPELEAPYSREEERQRLSDLYHRLHARLHSPSRPLRLIYHVAEKETLLAWVTSKFELYTCLSPLVTKAGAILAVTKLLRWVKKEEDRLFIRYPPKYSTPPAAPAASTDQASHNGLFTGP